ACACCGATCCGGGCGGAATTAAGGCGCAGCCGGGCCAGCTCGGTCACAAAATTGCGAGCTGACAATGCCAAAGGGACTCGGTGAAAAGCAAGCCTGGGCAATCGCTTGCCCAGGCATTGCCGACCCTTTGCCCGAGGACCGATCCGTCGGTCAGGGATTTAACGCGGTGGTGGCGCGGCGGTTCCCCTGCCAGCAGGCTTCGCTGGCTTCACCGCAGAGGGGCTGTTCCTTGCCGAATGAGACGGTCTGGAGGCGCATTGCGTCGACGCCCAGCGCAACCAGGTAGGCCCGCACGGAGTTGGCGCGACGCTCACCCAGGGCCAGATTGTATTCCCGCGTGCCACGCTCATCCGCATGACCCTGGATGACGGCCGTCCGTGCCGGGTATTGCAGAAGCCAAGCGGCCTGCCTCTGCAGCGTCGACTGGGCCTCGGAGGCCAGATCATAGGCATCGGTCGCAAACAGGACCGTATCTCCCACAACCTGGCTGAACTCCAGATCGCTGCCTGGGAGCACGCCCTGGGGCGAATTTTCGACGACTGGCGCTGGGTTTGCCTGGACGGGGTCGGTGGTGGTTTGCACCTTGCCGGCGTCATTTCCGCACGCAGCCAAACCCATCATCGCCGCGGCCGCCATCATGAAGCGCCAGTTGCCGACACTGTTTCGTAGCATTGAGAGTCCCCTCTTTAGGTTGAAAAACATCAACAGAGGTAAACTCGGCGGCAAGTGGGGCGGGATTGCGGCGGAATTCGCACGAAGTCGGGGAAAACACCATTCCCAAAAACAAAAACGCCGGCCT
This genomic interval from Rhodospirillaceae bacterium contains the following:
- the pal gene encoding peptidoglycan-associated lipoprotein Pal; the protein is MMAAAAMMGLAACGNDAGKVQTTTDPVQANPAPVVENSPQGVLPGSDLEFSQVVGDTVLFATDAYDLASEAQSTLQRQAAWLLQYPARTAVIQGHADERGTREYNLALGERRANSVRAYLVALGVDAMRLQTVSFGKEQPLCGEASEACWQGNRRATTALNP